From one Lactiplantibacillus paraplantarum genomic stretch:
- a CDS encoding NAD-dependent protein deacylase translates to MSDITKAQTILQQAHHIVFMTGAGVSTPSGIPDYRSKNGLYTEHHNAEYYLSHAFLAEHPLEFYQYLKANLYYPDARPNVIHQKMAALTQQGRASVITQNIDNLYNAAQTEQLVEFHGNLYQIYCTKCGQHVDWHDYLQSPYHQTDHGYLRPNVVLYDEGLASANIERAVQYLQQADLVVICGTSFRVYPFAGLIDYRNPKADVLAINEESLQLPFAFTMVQQNAVDFFKEVQV, encoded by the coding sequence ATGAGTGACATTACGAAAGCACAAACAATTTTACAACAAGCACACCACATTGTTTTCATGACGGGAGCGGGGGTATCGACACCGTCGGGAATTCCAGATTATCGGTCAAAAAACGGCCTGTATACTGAACACCATAATGCGGAATATTATTTGAGTCACGCGTTTCTGGCTGAACATCCGTTGGAATTTTATCAATATTTAAAAGCTAATTTATATTATCCGGATGCGCGGCCAAATGTTATTCACCAGAAGATGGCAGCATTGACCCAGCAGGGACGCGCCAGCGTGATTACCCAAAATATTGATAACTTATATAATGCCGCTCAGACGGAGCAACTGGTTGAATTTCATGGTAATCTGTATCAAATATATTGTACAAAGTGTGGCCAACACGTTGATTGGCATGACTACTTGCAATCACCCTATCATCAAACAGATCATGGTTATTTACGGCCAAACGTTGTGTTGTATGATGAGGGGTTGGCTAGCGCTAATATTGAACGGGCGGTCCAGTATTTACAACAAGCTGATCTAGTTGTTATCTGTGGAACGTCATTTCGGGTTTATCCGTTTGCAGGTTTAATTGATTATCGTAATCCGAAAGCTGACGTCCTAGCAATCAATGAAGAGTCCCTGCAATTACCATTTGCATTTACGATGGTGCAACAAAATGCCGTTGACTTCTTTAAGGAGGTACAAGTCTGA
- a CDS encoding DUF72 domain-containing protein: MMTIGLTTWTEHPSLLGGTDKLTLTEYSGVLPVVEVDTPFYGIPKVTTVAKWQKAVPDKFQFILKANQVMTLHDTYDEGVSMEALKTAYREYRATLKPLTRHKQLKAVLFQFPPFFERSTRNFHYLQRMVEWLPGVPIAVEFRNQSWYEVGVKDAVFSFLKDLGVIHVIVDEPHALNDGVTFEPVVTNPKLALLRLHGRNQQGWSAKGANWRSQRTLYRYNDQELMTFKQTVEQLQQQADEVCVIFNNNSGGDAADNAMALKELLGVSFGDLGPHQLDLF; the protein is encoded by the coding sequence ATGATGACAATTGGCTTAACAACTTGGACGGAACATCCGAGCTTACTCGGCGGAACCGACAAGTTAACTTTAACCGAATATTCAGGCGTACTGCCAGTTGTTGAAGTCGACACGCCGTTCTATGGCATTCCAAAGGTAACGACGGTAGCCAAGTGGCAAAAAGCAGTCCCAGATAAATTTCAATTTATTTTAAAGGCCAACCAGGTGATGACCCTCCATGATACTTATGATGAGGGGGTTTCAATGGAGGCGCTGAAGACGGCGTATCGAGAATATCGAGCGACGTTGAAGCCGTTAACGCGGCATAAGCAATTAAAGGCGGTGCTGTTCCAATTTCCACCATTTTTCGAACGCTCGACGCGCAACTTCCATTATTTACAACGGATGGTCGAATGGCTGCCTGGCGTTCCGATTGCCGTTGAATTTCGTAATCAAAGTTGGTATGAAGTAGGCGTTAAGGATGCCGTCTTTAGTTTCTTGAAGGATCTAGGGGTCATTCATGTGATTGTCGATGAACCGCACGCCTTGAATGATGGCGTCACTTTTGAACCAGTCGTGACCAATCCTAAGTTGGCTCTCCTGCGGCTACACGGGCGTAACCAGCAAGGCTGGTCAGCCAAGGGCGCTAACTGGCGCAGTCAACGAACCTTATATCGGTATAATGACCAAGAGTTGATGACATTCAAGCAGACGGTGGAGCAGTTGCAACAGCAAGCGGACGAGGTCTGCGTCATCTTCAATAACAATTCCGGTGGTGACGCAGCCGATAACGCGATGGCGCTCAAAGAGTTGCTAGGCGTCTCGTTCGGTGATTTAGGGCCACATCAATTGGACTTGTTTTAG
- the metG gene encoding methionine--tRNA ligase: MAETKPTYYITTPIYYPSGKLHIGNSYTTIACDTLARYKRAMGYDVYFLTGTDEHGLKIEEKAEKLNTDPKSYVDGMAKQIKDLWQLLEISNDKFIRTTDDYHERAVQEIFDRLLKNGDIYLGEYEGWYSVDDEEYFTETQLAEVFRDDNGKVIGGKAPSGHEVELVKEQSYFFKMSKYADWLLDYYQSHPDFIEPANRMTEMINNFIKPGLEDLAVSRTSFTWGVPVKSDPKHVVYVWIDALTNYITALGYATGDSEDLFNKFWPADVQMVGKEIVRFHTIYWPIILHALGLPLPKKVFGHGWLLMKDGKMSKSKGNVIYPETLVERYGLDALRYYLVKAMPYGNDGLFTPEDFVARVNYDLANDLGNLLNRTIAMINKYEDGKVPAFKAGVTEFDADLEATAATTIKNFNACMDSLHLSDALAEVWKLVSRTNKYIDETAPWQLAKSDEANDADKLASVMAHLAASLRVIASLISPVMTHAPKEIFTQLGLDPATLAIADLQLADLPAGAQVVAKGTPIFPRVDMDAEVEFLKGKMTKSDKQKGRKAMENAKHEAEVEQGWNPAETNLNLTKPAITIDDFDKVELKVAEVITVQKLKGADKLLQFRLDAGDADHRQILSGIAKWYPEPEELIGKKVVIVGNLKPRKLRGEMSQGMLLSAEHDGQVQLITVPDNMVNGSLIS; this comes from the coding sequence ATGGCAGAAACAAAACCAACTTATTATATTACGACGCCAATCTACTATCCTTCGGGGAAGTTGCACATCGGTAATTCATACACGACCATTGCGTGCGATACTTTAGCACGTTACAAACGTGCCATGGGTTACGATGTTTACTTCTTAACCGGGACAGATGAACACGGCCTCAAAATTGAAGAAAAAGCAGAAAAATTAAATACGGATCCGAAGTCATACGTTGATGGAATGGCAAAGCAAATCAAGGATTTATGGCAATTGCTAGAAATCTCTAATGATAAGTTTATTCGGACCACCGATGATTATCATGAACGTGCGGTTCAAGAAATTTTCGATCGGTTACTTAAAAATGGTGATATCTACTTAGGTGAGTACGAAGGCTGGTACTCCGTTGATGATGAAGAATATTTCACTGAGACGCAGCTAGCTGAAGTTTTCCGTGATGATAACGGCAAAGTTATTGGTGGTAAGGCGCCTAGTGGTCATGAAGTCGAACTTGTTAAAGAACAGTCCTACTTCTTTAAGATGAGTAAGTACGCAGACTGGTTGTTAGATTATTATCAAAGTCATCCTGACTTTATTGAACCAGCTAACCGGATGACCGAAATGATCAATAACTTCATCAAACCAGGTTTGGAAGACTTGGCTGTTTCGCGGACGAGCTTTACTTGGGGCGTCCCCGTCAAGAGTGATCCTAAGCACGTCGTTTACGTGTGGATCGATGCCCTGACGAACTATATTACGGCCTTAGGTTACGCAACGGGCGATTCTGAAGACTTATTCAACAAGTTCTGGCCTGCCGATGTTCAAATGGTTGGTAAAGAAATCGTGCGCTTCCATACGATTTACTGGCCAATTATTTTGCATGCACTCGGGTTACCATTACCTAAGAAGGTCTTTGGTCATGGTTGGTTATTGATGAAGGACGGCAAGATGTCCAAGTCTAAGGGTAACGTGATTTATCCTGAAACATTGGTTGAACGTTACGGCTTGGATGCGCTTCGTTATTATTTAGTTAAGGCCATGCCTTATGGTAACGATGGTTTATTCACGCCAGAAGACTTCGTGGCGCGGGTTAACTATGACTTGGCTAATGACTTGGGGAACTTGTTGAACCGGACGATTGCCATGATTAACAAGTATGAAGACGGTAAAGTGCCAGCATTCAAAGCCGGTGTGACTGAATTTGATGCTGACTTAGAAGCTACAGCTGCCACGACTATTAAGAACTTCAACGCTTGCATGGACAGCCTGCATTTATCAGATGCGCTGGCTGAAGTGTGGAAGTTGGTCAGTCGGACGAACAAGTATATTGATGAAACGGCACCTTGGCAATTAGCTAAGAGTGACGAGGCGAATGATGCTGACAAGTTAGCCAGTGTGATGGCCCATTTAGCAGCTAGTTTGCGGGTGATTGCTAGTTTGATCAGTCCAGTCATGACGCACGCACCTAAGGAAATCTTTACCCAATTAGGGTTGGACCCAGCAACTTTAGCAATTGCCGACTTACAACTGGCTGATTTGCCGGCTGGTGCACAAGTCGTTGCTAAGGGAACCCCAATTTTCCCACGGGTCGATATGGATGCCGAAGTTGAATTCTTGAAGGGTAAGATGACGAAATCCGACAAGCAGAAGGGGCGTAAAGCCATGGAAAATGCAAAACATGAAGCTGAAGTCGAACAAGGCTGGAACCCAGCTGAGACTAATTTGAACCTCACTAAACCAGCGATTACGATTGATGATTTTGACAAGGTCGAATTGAAAGTTGCTGAAGTCATTACGGTGCAGAAATTAAAAGGGGCTGACAAACTCCTACAATTCCGTTTAGATGCGGGTGATGCCGATCATCGCCAAATCCTTTCAGGTATTGCCAAGTGGTATCCAGAACCAGAAGAACTGATTGGTAAGAAGGTTGTCATCGTTGGTAACTTGAAACCACGGAAGCTTCGTGGTGAGATGAGCCAAGGCATGTTACTGTCAGCAGAACATGATGGTCAGGTGCAATTAATTACGGTACCAGATAATATGGTCAACGGATCATTGATTTCGTAA
- a CDS encoding multidrug effflux MFS transporter, which translates to MKNVQKQVPSLLLLITLVGFPQISESIFTPILPALSQAMHVSASHSQLTMSSYFVAFAVGVLFWGQYADYRGRRGAMLGGLIFYLLGNFGLYLSPNFTWLLVCRLIQAFGASAGSVVTQTIMRESFTGVTGTKIFAKVSAAMALSPALGPLIGGSVQTVFGYRHVFSVLIMMAVAILMYAGYCLPETRPETVKVASWRQQSVVVSRLLHDPVVWCYGLLISGINGILFSYYAEAPFIFETHFGFSAVQYGSLGLVLAAASLLGALLVNWLVSYWSPMQVALSGLGLSLVATTGLVMAAVGNHVIGMLVGIFLTFLGLNITLPNALNRALIGYETVMGSASGWFSLGYYLLVSVLTYLMSWLHHGSIVTLPVYMLGVIVVMTVVYAGLYWRVRH; encoded by the coding sequence ATGAAAAACGTCCAAAAACAAGTACCATCATTACTACTATTAATCACATTAGTGGGCTTTCCACAAATCAGTGAGTCAATCTTTACACCAATCTTACCAGCACTCAGTCAGGCAATGCATGTTAGCGCCAGCCATAGCCAGTTAACCATGAGCAGTTACTTCGTGGCTTTTGCAGTCGGGGTGCTCTTCTGGGGGCAATATGCCGACTATCGTGGGCGCCGCGGTGCGATGTTAGGTGGATTAATCTTTTATCTACTCGGTAACTTCGGGCTGTATCTGAGTCCAAACTTTACTTGGTTATTAGTTTGCCGCTTGATTCAAGCTTTTGGTGCGAGTGCTGGTTCGGTTGTGACGCAGACCATCATGCGTGAAAGCTTTACGGGTGTTACTGGTACAAAAATCTTTGCTAAGGTGAGTGCAGCTATGGCGTTATCACCCGCCCTCGGCCCACTCATTGGGGGTAGCGTCCAGACCGTCTTCGGTTATCGACATGTCTTCTCTGTCTTGATCATGATGGCGGTCGCCATTCTGATGTACGCGGGGTATTGCTTACCAGAGACCCGGCCGGAAACGGTCAAGGTGGCTTCGTGGCGACAACAAAGCGTTGTCGTTTCACGGTTATTGCACGATCCCGTGGTCTGGTGTTACGGCCTATTGATTAGTGGTATTAATGGCATTTTGTTTAGTTATTACGCTGAAGCGCCGTTTATATTTGAAACGCACTTCGGTTTTAGTGCCGTGCAATACGGTAGTCTCGGTTTAGTCTTAGCTGCGGCCAGTCTGCTGGGCGCATTGCTAGTGAATTGGCTGGTCAGCTATTGGTCACCGATGCAGGTCGCTTTAAGTGGCTTAGGATTAAGCTTAGTGGCAACGACTGGCTTGGTGATGGCCGCTGTTGGCAATCACGTCATTGGGATGTTGGTTGGGATTTTTCTGACCTTCTTAGGTCTAAATATCACCTTACCGAACGCGTTAAATCGTGCTTTGATTGGCTATGAAACGGTGATGGGGAGTGCCAGTGGCTGGTTTAGCCTAGGTTATTATCTGCTAGTGAGTGTGCTAACTTACTTAATGAGTTGGCTCCACCACGGTAGTATCGTGACATTGCCCGTATACATGTTAGGCGTGATCGTCGTGATGACGGTGGTGTACGCGGGGCTGTATTGGCGTGTACGTCATTAA
- a CDS encoding MerR family transcriptional regulator, producing the protein MKTYNISDVAKKFHLSKSTIRYYDQENLIAGLKRDTNGTRIFTNTSLTSIHTIECLKKTGMPIREIQQYFNLIQQGDSTLEDRLSLFTERKATVKLRIEELEQVLNEIDWKCHYYSQAIADGTEQYVKETAETNQSF; encoded by the coding sequence GTGAAAACATACAATATTAGCGATGTCGCGAAAAAGTTCCATTTATCAAAATCAACGATCCGTTATTATGATCAAGAAAATTTAATTGCAGGTCTAAAGCGAGATACTAATGGTACCCGTATTTTTACTAACACTAGTTTAACTAGCATACACACAATTGAATGTCTAAAAAAAACTGGTATGCCCATCAGGGAAATCCAACAATATTTTAACCTGATCCAACAAGGCGATTCAACGTTGGAAGATCGACTTTCCTTATTCACTGAACGCAAAGCTACCGTAAAACTTCGAATTGAAGAGTTAGAACAGGTCTTAAATGAAATCGATTGGAAATGTCATTACTATAGCCAAGCAATTGCTGATGGTACTGAGCAATACGTCAAAGAAACCGCTGAAACTAATCAGTCATTCTAA
- a CDS encoding SDR family oxidoreductase, with protein sequence MGLEGKVVIITGASSGMGAATARLLAQHGAKLTIVARRVQRLNEMKAEFPNAEILPIQADVTKLEQMEIVVNETLRVYKHIDVLWNNAGIMPINELRNGATTEWRNLIDVNIHGVLNGVDTVLPTMIRQGAGHIITTDSVAGFVTRPKYAVYAGSKAAVKSIMEGLRQEEGQHGIKTTVIYPGQVATELANSIHDETLRHQVATSIKSSSMTVLSPEEIAQTIAFIIDTPANMSINELVIRPTAEM encoded by the coding sequence ATGGGTTTAGAAGGCAAAGTTGTTATTATTACAGGTGCATCAAGTGGTATGGGAGCGGCTACTGCACGCTTGTTGGCCCAACATGGTGCTAAGTTAACAATAGTGGCAAGACGAGTACAACGATTAAATGAGATGAAAGCAGAGTTTCCAAATGCTGAAATATTGCCAATTCAAGCAGATGTTACTAAATTAGAACAGATGGAAATAGTGGTTAATGAGACATTACGAGTCTATAAACATATCGACGTCTTGTGGAATAATGCTGGAATTATGCCTATTAATGAATTGAGAAATGGCGCTACAACAGAGTGGCGTAATTTAATTGATGTTAATATCCACGGTGTTTTGAACGGTGTTGATACGGTATTGCCAACTATGATCCGGCAAGGAGCTGGCCATATTATTACGACTGATTCAGTGGCTGGTTTTGTAACACGACCGAAATATGCAGTGTATGCGGGATCTAAAGCAGCAGTTAAGTCAATTATGGAAGGACTACGTCAGGAAGAAGGTCAACATGGGATTAAGACTACCGTTATTTACCCAGGACAAGTTGCAACTGAATTGGCTAATTCAATTCATGATGAGACATTACGCCATCAAGTTGCGACGAGTATTAAAAGTTCTTCGATGACTGTTCTAAGTCCTGAGGAAATTGCACAAACGATTGCTTTTATTATCGATACACCGGCTAATATGTCGATTAATGAGTTAGTTATTCGTCCGACAGCAGAAATGTAA
- a CDS encoding TatD family hydrolase, which produces MRIFDSHTHLNSEEFIQEVPRYLQQAADLDVTRMAIVGSNTQLNADAIKLAETYPQLVAIVGWHPEDAKNYDQAAEKLLIEQLQHPKVVALGEIGLDYHWDTSPQDVQRQVFARQVAIAKEMQLPISVHNRDAFEDTYKILKAADIRDTGGVMHSFNGDPEWLKRFLDLGMHISYSGVASFKNAREVHESVKQTPLTQMLVETDAPYLTPEPYRGKQNEPGYTRYVVEAIAKLRETTPEIIAAQTYQNAEEFFKIEKD; this is translated from the coding sequence ATGCGGATTTTTGATTCTCATACCCATTTAAATAGTGAAGAATTCATCCAGGAAGTGCCACGTTACTTACAACAAGCAGCGGATCTGGATGTTACGCGGATGGCAATCGTTGGTTCGAATACACAACTGAACGCCGATGCGATTAAACTGGCGGAAACGTATCCTCAGTTAGTCGCGATTGTTGGTTGGCACCCGGAAGATGCCAAAAATTATGATCAGGCGGCTGAAAAGTTGTTGATTGAACAGCTCCAACACCCAAAGGTCGTAGCGTTGGGTGAGATTGGACTGGACTACCATTGGGATACGTCGCCACAAGACGTTCAACGGCAAGTCTTTGCCCGCCAAGTCGCCATTGCTAAGGAGATGCAATTGCCAATTTCCGTGCACAATCGTGATGCTTTCGAAGATACCTATAAGATCTTGAAAGCAGCTGATATTCGTGACACGGGTGGCGTCATGCATAGTTTTAATGGTGACCCTGAGTGGCTCAAACGGTTCTTGGACTTAGGTATGCATATTTCCTATAGTGGTGTCGCATCATTTAAGAATGCGCGTGAAGTCCATGAATCCGTCAAGCAAACGCCGCTAACACAAATGCTGGTTGAAACGGATGCCCCCTATCTAACGCCGGAACCATACCGGGGCAAGCAGAACGAACCCGGTTACACGCGGTACGTTGTTGAAGCGATTGCCAAGTTACGTGAAACGACGCCGGAAATCATAGCGGCCCAAACTTATCAAAATGCAGAGGAATTTTTTAAGATTGAAAAAGATTAA
- the rnmV gene encoding ribonuclease M5: MKKIKEVIVVEGKDDTKRLALAVEADTLETNGSAISEATLAQIKTLQASRGVIVFTDPDFSGERIRKTISAAVPGVQHAFLPRKAGVPTKAGGSLGVEHASPTAIRAALAHLYTEQVDEPQQLISHHDLIVAGLLAGPTARQRREQLGERLGIGYVNGKQLPKRLQLFQIQPADFWAAVDQLTTEEK, from the coding sequence TTGAAAAAGATTAAAGAAGTAATTGTGGTTGAAGGAAAAGATGACACGAAGCGGCTCGCCCTAGCCGTTGAAGCAGATACACTTGAAACGAATGGTTCGGCGATTTCTGAAGCCACCTTGGCCCAGATCAAAACATTGCAGGCTAGTCGCGGCGTGATCGTGTTCACCGACCCAGACTTTTCCGGTGAACGGATTCGGAAGACGATTTCAGCGGCCGTTCCGGGTGTCCAGCATGCCTTTTTGCCCCGTAAAGCGGGTGTCCCAACTAAAGCGGGTGGCAGTCTGGGCGTCGAACATGCAAGTCCGACAGCGATTCGAGCCGCACTCGCCCATCTATATACGGAGCAAGTCGACGAGCCCCAACAACTGATCAGTCACCATGATTTGATTGTGGCGGGCCTATTAGCCGGTCCCACGGCACGCCAACGACGCGAACAATTGGGTGAACGTTTAGGTATTGGATATGTTAACGGTAAACAGTTACCCAAGCGCTTGCAACTATTTCAAATTCAGCCGGCTGATTTTTGGGCGGCTGTTGACCAACTAACCACAGAGGAGAAATGA
- the rsmA gene encoding 16S rRNA (adenine(1518)-N(6)/adenine(1519)-N(6))-dimethyltransferase RsmA: protein MMSRDLDIANPARTRAIMHTYGLQVKKSLGQNFLTDQNVLHNIVATADIGANDNVIEIGPGIGALTEYLARAAHHVLAFEIDDRLLPILDETLADYDNVTVVNQDILKADLAAMISEHLDNERPLKLVANLPYYITTPILMNILAGDVAFENIVVMMQKEVADRLAAEPGTKAYGALTIAVQYRMAAEMAMVVPRTVFVPSPNVDSAIVKLTALPPRTHVPFDEAAFFKVVKAGFAHRRKNLWNNLQSLFGKQPETKTAIQQALDDAEIDPKIRAERLTVDEFITLTDALHQANLL, encoded by the coding sequence ATGATGAGTAGAGATTTAGATATTGCGAATCCCGCCCGCACACGGGCAATTATGCATACGTACGGGTTACAAGTTAAGAAGAGTTTAGGACAGAACTTCTTAACTGATCAGAACGTGTTACACAATATTGTGGCGACCGCTGATATTGGTGCCAATGATAACGTGATTGAAATCGGTCCTGGGATTGGCGCGTTGACTGAATACTTGGCGCGGGCTGCGCATCACGTTTTGGCTTTTGAAATTGATGACCGGTTACTACCGATTTTGGATGAAACGTTGGCTGACTATGACAACGTGACGGTCGTCAACCAAGATATTTTAAAGGCCGACTTAGCTGCAATGATTAGTGAACATTTAGATAACGAGCGGCCGTTGAAGCTCGTGGCCAATTTACCGTACTATATTACAACACCAATCTTGATGAATATTCTGGCCGGTGACGTTGCGTTTGAAAATATTGTTGTGATGATGCAAAAAGAAGTTGCCGACCGTTTAGCAGCTGAACCGGGTACAAAGGCGTACGGCGCGTTAACGATTGCTGTGCAGTACCGGATGGCTGCTGAGATGGCAATGGTCGTGCCACGGACGGTTTTCGTGCCGTCGCCGAATGTCGATTCTGCCATCGTGAAGTTGACCGCCTTGCCACCACGGACCCACGTGCCGTTTGACGAAGCAGCTTTTTTCAAGGTCGTTAAAGCGGGCTTTGCGCACCGCCGGAAAAATCTGTGGAATAATTTACAAAGCTTATTTGGCAAGCAACCTGAAACTAAGACTGCAATTCAACAAGCTTTAGATGATGCTGAAATTGATCCTAAAATTCGGGCTGAACGTTTGACAGTTGATGAGTTTATTACACTGACGGATGCGTTACATCAAGCCAACTTACTTTAG
- a CDS encoding Veg family protein, translating into MPISLAAIKDKLDSRIGQRMKVVAQAGRKKTTERHGILKETYRSVFVVDLDQQENAFERVSYSYTDVLTKNVQIAFDDETTEA; encoded by the coding sequence ATGCCAATTTCACTAGCTGCAATTAAAGATAAACTTGACTCACGGATCGGCCAGCGTATGAAGGTCGTTGCCCAGGCTGGCCGTAAGAAAACGACTGAACGCCATGGTATCTTGAAAGAAACTTACCGTTCGGTGTTCGTTGTGGATTTAGATCAACAAGAAAACGCATTTGAACGGGTCTCCTACAGTTATACTGATGTTCTGACAAAGAACGTTCAAATCGCTTTTGATGATGAAACAACTGAAGCTTAA
- the ispE gene encoding 4-(cytidine 5'-diphospho)-2-C-methyl-D-erythritol kinase encodes MQIVEKAPAKINLGLDTLFEHPNGDKEWDMVMTSVDLADYVMLESLHTNRIEVVTDSGFLPNDRRNLAFQAVSVLKRYCHIDRGVRIKIRKAIPVAAGLGGGSSDAAAVLRGLNRMWDLHLDLATLARLGLQVDSDVPYCVYSQTAHVTGKGDVVTPLPKLPPMWIILAKPKVSVSTPNILRQVNYERIDQHPQIDALLAGIQQQDFAEIFANMGNVLEPITAKRYPEILQIKRQLLTFGADAAQMSGTGPTVFGVCRKQSRAQRVYNSLKGFCREVYLVRPVNLNEH; translated from the coding sequence GTGCAGATCGTTGAAAAAGCACCGGCCAAGATCAATTTAGGACTGGATACCTTGTTTGAACATCCAAATGGTGATAAAGAGTGGGATATGGTCATGACGTCGGTTGATTTAGCCGATTACGTGATGCTGGAATCACTGCATACGAACCGAATCGAAGTAGTCACTGATAGTGGCTTTTTACCGAATGATCGCCGTAACTTAGCTTTTCAAGCGGTGAGCGTGTTAAAACGGTATTGCCATATTGATCGGGGCGTCCGCATTAAAATCAGAAAGGCGATTCCGGTAGCAGCTGGTCTCGGTGGCGGCTCATCCGATGCTGCCGCTGTTTTACGGGGCTTGAATCGGATGTGGGACCTTCACTTGGACTTAGCCACGTTAGCGCGGCTGGGGTTGCAAGTCGATTCGGATGTACCGTACTGTGTCTATAGTCAGACGGCCCATGTAACGGGAAAAGGCGATGTGGTGACACCGCTACCCAAGCTGCCGCCGATGTGGATTATTCTAGCCAAGCCCAAAGTGAGTGTCTCGACACCGAATATTTTGCGGCAGGTCAACTACGAGCGCATCGACCAGCATCCCCAGATTGACGCGTTGTTGGCGGGAATTCAGCAACAAGATTTTGCAGAAATTTTTGCGAATATGGGCAATGTTTTAGAGCCGATTACAGCTAAACGCTATCCCGAAATTCTACAAATCAAGCGGCAACTGCTAACGTTTGGAGCAGATGCGGCGCAGATGAGTGGTACTGGCCCAACCGTTTTTGGGGTGTGTCGAAAGCAGTCACGGGCGCAACGGGTATATAATTCTCTGAAGGGTTTTTGTCGAGAGGTGTACCTTGTACGGCCAGTTAATTTGAATGAACATTAG
- a CDS encoding alpha/beta hydrolase, with amino-acid sequence MKQSTKLGLKLAGVVGAATYVGTLLGGLAAYQIAMHVSDAQKQRGQERSRAENTEIENFWYLKQPKQQWMIQSFDGLNLVATYIPNPKTVGRLAILAHGLGHSREQMIPYARIFMSLGYDVLMPDARAFGDSQGHTIGYGWLDRLDYERWITMALDQLGLDIDIVLMGISMGAATVMATSGEPLPDNVKAIVEDSGYADLYDEAKFRLTHKFHLPAYPIMPVANRLAHVRAGYGFKDGRILQRVMAGGLPILMIHGSKDQTVPVRNAHTLYDQLPQQKGLYIDPDARHVEAIRTHPDRYQEVLDEFLHEQVGLD; translated from the coding sequence ATGAAGCAGTCGACAAAATTGGGATTGAAATTAGCGGGCGTCGTTGGCGCTGCAACCTATGTGGGAACGCTACTTGGCGGATTAGCAGCGTATCAAATTGCCATGCACGTGAGTGACGCACAAAAGCAGCGTGGTCAGGAACGTTCGCGAGCAGAAAACACTGAAATTGAAAATTTTTGGTATTTAAAACAGCCTAAGCAACAGTGGATGATTCAGTCCTTTGATGGGCTAAACTTGGTAGCGACGTATATTCCTAATCCGAAGACGGTGGGCCGATTAGCGATTTTAGCCCATGGATTGGGGCATTCGCGTGAACAGATGATTCCGTACGCGCGCATCTTCATGAGTTTGGGATATGATGTCTTAATGCCAGATGCCCGGGCATTTGGTGACAGTCAAGGTCATACGATTGGCTATGGTTGGTTAGATCGGTTAGATTATGAACGTTGGATTACGATGGCACTCGATCAACTCGGACTAGACATTGATATTGTGTTGATGGGTATCTCGATGGGGGCTGCTACGGTCATGGCGACTAGTGGTGAGCCGTTACCAGATAATGTCAAAGCGATTGTGGAAGACAGTGGTTACGCGGATCTGTATGATGAAGCTAAGTTTCGGCTGACCCATAAATTTCATCTGCCGGCTTATCCAATTATGCCAGTGGCTAACCGGTTAGCGCATGTTCGAGCTGGTTATGGCTTTAAGGATGGCCGGATTCTGCAACGGGTGATGGCTGGCGGACTGCCAATCTTGATGATTCATGGTTCCAAGGATCAGACAGTTCCCGTACGTAACGCCCACACCTTGTATGACCAACTGCCGCAACAAAAGGGCCTGTATATCGATCCTGATGCTCGTCACGTAGAAGCAATTCGGACACATCCAGACCGTTATCAAGAAGTGCTGGACGAATTTTTGCACGAACAGGTTGGTTTGGATTAA